One part of the Plasmodium cynomolgi strain B DNA, chromosome 3, whole genome shotgun sequence genome encodes these proteins:
- a CDS encoding VIR-like CYIR protein (putative): MLWIFDEISRFIRSNSYNIKHLDVLKKFHDVEELIINDINRTGDEERKNVKYLHDFIKNYEKIEENIISDKTNCEIYRKYLEFIKILYKKHKEECCKYWNTECHKYFSCDPFYDPNNLLSVLESCENGKYNQMSSAKVKSGSKDSTEEFNMKIKNVRCVAYKYEDYGFLSCFDSPLTHNVTIKGNEKLTSETKYETNIASRSRGLEFFTRSSIGIPKKLYPIKKDKEKRIIR; the protein is encoded by the exons ATGTTATGGATATTTGATGAAATAAGTAGATTTATAAGATCTAATTCGTATAATATTAAACATTTGGatgttcttaaaaaatttcatgatGTAGAAGAACTTATTattaatgatataaataGAACAGGAGATgaag AGaggaaaaatgtgaaatatttgcatgattttattaaaaactatgaaaaaattgaagaaaatataatttctgATAAGACTAATTGCGaaatttatagaaaataccttgaatttattaaaatattatacaaaaagcataaagaggaatgttgtaaatattgGAACACAGAATgccataaatattttagttGTGACCCATTTTATGATCCAAATAATCTCTTGTCTGTATTAGAAAGttgtgaaaatggaaaatacaACCAAATGTCAAGCGCAAAAGTTAAATCTGGGTCTAAGGATTCCACAGAAGaatttaatatgaaaattaaaaatgtaaggTGTGTTGCTTATAAGTACGAAGATTATGGATTTCTTTCATGTTTTGACTCGCCATTAACCCATAATGTTACAATTAAAGGTAATGAAAAGTTAACTTCggaaacaaaatatgaaacaaACATTGCATCAAGAAGCAGGGGATTAGAATTTTTCACTAGGTCATCAATAGGaataccaaaaaaattatatccaATTAagaaagataaagaaaaaagaataatcaGATGA